DNA from Agathobaculum sp. NTUH-O15-33:
ATCGAAATGACAATCATACTGCCACCGGAATGTTTTTACGTTTTTGCTATTTGTCGGCCAATTACGGTTATCTGCTACACCATTGGATGGAGTGGATAGAACGCTCCATGCAGTGTCCTTCACGCTGCTGTCATTTCGCACCTTGGAATTTGGGTCGAGACTCAACGAAATCATACCGTCGTCGCGTGTAATCCACGAAACAGCATTAAAATAATACGGTATATAGGTAGGATCACGCGTAACAGATCCTATATACCTAATTTCATAATCATAATCACCCACAACAGTGCCGTCATCGAACGGAATGTTCTTAAGATACTCTTCGTCGTAGCTGTTGTAAATGACCTCTACCAGAACCTCTGGTTGCTTCTGGTCAGTAGTAGAAGAAGCTTCTACCGCACTTGCGGACATAGCAACTATAGATAGCGCCATACAGCACGCGATAGCAATGCTTATGGCTTTTTTTAATTTGTTCATGTCTAGTCCCTTCTTTTTCGTTAGATGTCTTTTAAACATAGTTATCTTGTGTTATACTATCTATAAATCCACACAAATCCGAGTTGCCGCTCCGCGGCAAGGTACCAGCCTTTCGGTTTTATGTGGATTTTTTAATGCAATCATAAACATCATCCTTTCTTTGGGAATCCAATAATATATATCGTTACAGGTTGGTCCATCTAGGATCAGCCCAGTAACATCGAGTTTTCTTCCATCTATAGATTCTCGTTTTGTGAACGATCACATCGGCGCGTGCAGCAAGCACACTCGCGGCAGTCTGGGATTCAGGGGCCGGCTCTGGCTCGCCATTTGTCGCATATACAATCAGCGCAGCAGTTTCGATCTTACGCAGTTATTTTCGTTCACTTCGCTTTCACTTCAAACACCTTTTTAGTTAACTGTAGTTCGCGTTTATCATACCCCTTCCGGAAACAAATGTCAATTCAATTTTTACATTCTTCGACATTTTTATCTTAACATACTTTTATTCCAAGTTTCGGCGCGGGAAGTACTGTTGGTTGCAAAAGCGGGCACAGCCCAACCGGCCATGCCCGCTTTTGCAGGAATTTAAAAAACTGTTGCGATGTACTTACGGTCGCAGTCCTCCGGCGTATAGACCCATTCGTCCATGTGCCCCTCGGTGACGAAGTAACGCGGCGGCGGGGGCGGCTCGTTCGCGCCGAGCACGTCGATCACGGTCAGCTTGATCTTCATACGCGCGGACAATATGGATTTGATAAATACCGAGACCGTATCCCCCACGGCAAGGTCGCCGCGCGGCTCGGCCAGACCGGACAAATTGGGCGCAAGCTCGATGAACACGCCGTACGGCTCGATTGACCGGACGACGCCGCGCACGGTCTCCCCCGGCGCAAACAGGGCGGCGTTTTGCTCCCACGTGCCGAGCAGCTCGCGGTGGGTGAGCGTGATGCGCCGGCCCGGCTGATCGACCGAGAGCACCGCGCCGTAAATATCCTGTCCAACGCGCAGCCGGTCGCGCGGATGAAAGATGCGGGAAACCGACAGGTTTTCGATCCCGATGAGTGAATTGATGCCGCAGCCAATATCGACAAACGCGCCGAACGGCTCCAAATGCGTCACGCGCGCGGGGATTACATCACCCGGGCGCAGCGTTTCCAGCAGGCGGTCCCGCACCTGCCGCTGCAAAAGCGCGCGCGACAAATGCGCGCGCGGCGGGTCCACCGTGTCGTTTATGCCGGTCACGACAAAGCTGGTCGGCTTGCCGACGCGGGATAGAATCGCGATCTCGCGGGTATCGCCCTCCGCTATGCCAAGGGCGCATTCCTCGCGCGGCATCACGCCGTCCGCGCAGCCGAGATCGAATTTTAGATCATGCTCCGCCGTGCACCGCAGGGCGACGGATTCCAAAATGGCGCCCTCTTCCTGTGCGCGCCGCAGTGCTTCCAGACTCTCGCAGGCCGCGCGCGTTTGGTCAAGGGTCTGGGGGCTGCCCTCGG
Protein-coding regions in this window:
- a CDS encoding DUF2599 domain-containing protein, whose translation is MNKLKKAISIAIACCMALSIVAMSASAVEASSTTDQKQPEVLVEVIYNSYDEEYLKNIPFDDGTVVGDYDYEIRYIGSVTRDPTYIPYYFNAVSWITRDDGMISLSLDPNSKVRNDSSVKDTAWSVLSTPSNGVADNRNWPTNSKNVKTFRWQYDCHFDFAKDKDRWNIEPSRTAGSYLAVVANKCNP
- a CDS encoding S1 RNA-binding domain-containing protein — encoded protein: MKISECYLPEGSPQTLDQTRAACESLEALRRAQEEGAILESVALRCTAEHDLKFDLGCADGVMPREECALGIAEGDTREIAILSRVGKPTSFVVTGINDTVDPPRAHLSRALLQRQVRDRLLETLRPGDVIPARVTHLEPFGAFVDIGCGINSLIGIENLSVSRIFHPRDRLRVGQDIYGAVLSVDQPGRRITLTHRELLGTWEQNAALFAPGETVRGVVRSIEPYGVFIELAPNLSGLAEPRGDLAVGDTVSVFIKSILSARMKIKLTVIDVLGANEPPPPPRYFVTEGHMDEWVYTPEDCDRKYIATVF